One region of Candidatus Electrothrix rattekaaiensis genomic DNA includes:
- a CDS encoding transposase, with protein MPRRSRIIVPGVPLHIIQRGNNRQSCFFADEDYQFYLEWLRKYSQHAGCSVHAYVLMTNHVHLLLTPKKIESAGKLMKLLGQRYVQYINRTYQRSGTLWEGRFRSSIIQQQDYLFICQRYIEMNPVRAGIVGHPDEYFWSSYRANGMGRESDLITPHIFYRDLAHDDEERQLAYRELFRHELEPGEIDKIRKATNGNFALGSTRFGEEISEMLGRRVTPGKAGRPRKKSQHNNLPARDHKKGNRPL; from the coding sequence ATGCCAAGACGCTCTCGAATAATAGTTCCCGGTGTTCCTCTTCACATCATTCAACGAGGAAACAACCGGCAATCATGCTTTTTTGCAGACGAAGATTATCAATTTTATCTTGAGTGGCTGCGAAAGTATTCGCAACATGCGGGCTGTTCAGTCCATGCCTACGTCTTAATGACAAACCATGTCCACCTCCTTCTTACTCCCAAAAAGATCGAAAGTGCCGGAAAGTTAATGAAACTGCTGGGGCAGCGTTACGTGCAGTACATCAATCGAACCTATCAGCGAAGCGGCACTCTTTGGGAAGGGCGTTTTCGTTCCAGTATTATTCAACAGCAGGATTACCTGTTTATCTGCCAGCGATATATTGAAATGAACCCGGTTCGTGCAGGTATCGTCGGTCATCCTGACGAATATTTCTGGTCAAGCTACCGGGCCAACGGAATGGGCCGTGAATCGGACCTGATAACGCCCCATATTTTCTACCGAGACCTCGCACATGATGATGAAGAAAGACAGCTTGCGTACAGAGAATTATTTCGTCATGAGCTGGAACCGGGAGAAATTGATAAAATTAGGAAAGCAACCAATGGGAACTTCGCCTTGGGTTCCACTCGATTCGGCGAGGAAATAAGCGAAATGCTCGGACGTCGTGTTACCCCAGGAAAAGCTGGACGACCGAGGAAGAAATCACAACACAACAATCTCCCTGCCCGTGACCACAAAAAGGGTAATCGACCCTTGTGA
- a CDS encoding fumarate hydratase — MTEFIYHDPFPLGEDHTRYRRLEGSKQYVSTASFAGTEMLKVAPEALCLLARTALRDVSFFLRPEHNRQVAAILDDPEASDNDRAVALAMLRNAEIAAHGVLPICQDTGTAVVMAKKGQQVWTGCDDAEQLTTGIFTAYTEENLRYSQNSALSMYEEVNTKNNLPAQIDIYAVPGAAYRFLFLAKGGGSANKSFLYQETRATLSPGVLNDFLVEKMKTLGTAACPPYHISIVIGGTSAEANLKVVKLASTKYLDALPVTGNAHGQAYRDTALEQELVQEAWKIGIGAQFGGKYFAHDVRVIRLPRHGASCPIGLGVSCSADRNLKAKIDHQGIWVEELDYNPGRLIPDALRQSKDEQAVRIDLNRPMSEILAQLNQLPVAARILLNGPIIVGRDIAHAKWKELLDSGKPLPDYLQQHPVYYAGPAKTPPGMASGSFGPTTAGRMDSYVDLLQKNKGSMIMIAKGNRSQQVTDACRENSGFYLGSIGGPAALLAQESITKVACIDYPELGMEAVWEIEVKDFPAFLLIDNKGNDFFAK, encoded by the coding sequence ATGACCGAATTCATCTATCATGATCCGTTTCCCTTAGGCGAGGATCACACCCGGTACCGCCGCCTTGAAGGATCGAAGCAATATGTGAGCACGGCCAGCTTTGCCGGTACCGAAATGCTCAAGGTAGCCCCTGAGGCCCTTTGTTTACTAGCCCGGACAGCTCTGCGTGATGTTTCCTTTTTTCTTCGTCCCGAGCATAACCGACAGGTCGCTGCCATCCTGGATGATCCCGAGGCCTCAGATAATGACCGAGCCGTGGCACTGGCTATGCTCCGCAATGCCGAGATCGCGGCTCATGGTGTGCTGCCGATCTGTCAGGACACCGGAACCGCTGTCGTTATGGCCAAGAAAGGTCAGCAGGTTTGGACCGGTTGTGATGATGCGGAACAGCTCACCACTGGGATTTTTACCGCCTATACAGAGGAGAACCTGCGTTATTCGCAAAATTCGGCCCTGAGCATGTACGAGGAGGTCAATACCAAGAATAACCTGCCTGCCCAGATTGATATCTACGCTGTCCCCGGTGCTGCCTACCGTTTCCTTTTTCTTGCCAAAGGCGGCGGCAGTGCCAATAAGAGCTTTCTCTACCAAGAAACCAGGGCGACCCTTAGCCCCGGCGTGCTCAATGACTTTTTGGTCGAAAAGATGAAAACCTTGGGAACCGCCGCCTGCCCGCCCTATCATATTTCCATTGTCATCGGCGGAACCAGTGCTGAGGCTAATCTCAAAGTCGTCAAGCTGGCCAGCACTAAATATCTTGATGCCCTGCCTGTTACAGGCAATGCCCACGGCCAAGCCTACCGGGACACGGCTCTTGAGCAGGAACTTGTACAGGAGGCTTGGAAGATCGGCATAGGAGCGCAATTTGGCGGCAAGTATTTTGCCCACGATGTTCGAGTGATCCGTCTTCCCCGACACGGTGCCTCCTGCCCCATCGGCCTCGGCGTATCCTGTTCCGCTGATCGTAACCTCAAGGCAAAGATAGATCATCAGGGAATATGGGTGGAGGAGCTGGATTATAATCCTGGTCGTCTGATCCCCGATGCTCTGCGGCAGAGCAAAGATGAGCAGGCCGTGCGCATCGACTTGAATCGGCCAATGTCGGAGATTCTTGCCCAGCTTAACCAGCTGCCAGTGGCTGCCCGTATCCTGCTGAACGGCCCCATTATCGTGGGCAGGGATATCGCCCATGCCAAATGGAAAGAGTTACTGGACAGCGGTAAGCCGCTGCCTGATTATCTGCAACAGCACCCGGTCTACTATGCTGGTCCGGCCAAAACCCCGCCAGGTATGGCTTCCGGTTCTTTCGGACCGACCACTGCCGGACGCATGGACTCCTATGTCGATCTTCTGCAAAAAAACAAGGGTTCCATGATCATGATCGCCAAGGGTAACCGGTCGCAGCAGGTCACGGATGCCTGCCGAGAAAACAGTGGCTTTTACCTGGGGTCCATCGGCGGCCCGGCAGCCCTGCTGGCTCAGGAAAGTATCACCAAGGTTGCATGTATTGATTATCCAGAACTGGGCATGGAGGCGGTTTGGGAAATTGAGGTGAAGGACTTTCCGGCCTTTCTTCTGATAGACAATAAGGGTAATGATTTTTTTGCTAAATAG
- the ribE gene encoding 6,7-dimethyl-8-ribityllumazine synthase, whose protein sequence is MANYIEGNLQGNGCKIGIIVARFNSFISEKLLEGAMDTLVRSGVKGEDIDVARVPGAFEIPLATQKMAKSGKYDAVICIGVVIRGATPHFDFVANEVAKGSAQVMLDVGIPVLFGVLTTETIEQAIERAGTKAGNKGADVAVAALEMISLMKQL, encoded by the coding sequence ATGGCAAACTATATAGAGGGAAATCTGCAAGGAAACGGATGCAAAATCGGGATTATTGTTGCCCGTTTTAACTCCTTTATTTCGGAAAAACTGCTGGAAGGGGCTATGGACACCTTAGTTCGCTCCGGTGTTAAGGGTGAGGATATTGATGTTGCCCGGGTTCCCGGTGCCTTTGAAATTCCCCTTGCTACGCAGAAGATGGCCAAATCCGGTAAGTATGATGCAGTTATTTGCATCGGCGTGGTCATTCGAGGAGCGACCCCGCATTTTGATTTTGTTGCCAATGAGGTTGCCAAAGGAAGTGCGCAGGTTATGCTTGATGTCGGTATTCCGGTACTCTTTGGTGTCCTGACTACGGAGACCATTGAGCAGGCCATTGAGCGTGCCGGAACCAAGGCGGGGAACAAGGGCGCGGACGTTGCCGTTGCCGCCTTGGAGATGATCAGTCTCATGAAGCAACTGTAG
- the nusB gene encoding transcription antitermination factor NusB, with the protein MGLRRKSRELALQFFYGYELQKCPAAEGGILHNEIENEVEIFYTCFKSDQKAHPYAEQLINGVCAHQQEIDNALADCSHHWRVERMALVDRNILRIATYEMLYIKDIPVTVAINEALEIAKRYAEPESISFINGILDNLQGRKAG; encoded by the coding sequence ATGGGTCTACGAAGAAAATCACGGGAACTGGCCCTGCAATTTTTTTATGGGTACGAACTCCAGAAATGTCCCGCTGCTGAAGGCGGCATCCTTCATAACGAGATAGAAAACGAGGTAGAAATTTTTTACACCTGCTTTAAAAGTGATCAAAAAGCCCATCCCTATGCGGAACAGTTGATCAACGGCGTCTGTGCCCATCAGCAGGAGATTGACAATGCCCTTGCTGACTGTTCTCATCATTGGCGGGTGGAACGAATGGCCTTGGTTGACCGGAACATCCTTCGCATTGCCACGTATGAGATGCTGTATATCAAGGATATCCCGGTGACTGTGGCCATCAATGAGGCCTTGGAAATCGCCAAACGCTATGCAGAACCGGAATCAATCAGTTTCATTAACGGGATTCTGGACAACCTGCAAGGCAGGAAGGCCGGATGA
- the aroC gene encoding chorismate synthase encodes MAGSTFGTVFKVTTWGESHGTALGAVIDGCPPGIDLTPEIIQEELERRRPGKGGATSPRNEPDMVQIMSGIFQPEGCAVPQTTGTPISLVIFNKDAHSKSYSHLQDVFRPGHGDLTYQKKYGIRDHRGGGRASARETAARVAAGAVAKQLLDRHDMSVQAYTVALGGIKAEQLDFDQIEQNRLFCPDNAAAERMEERIREVRSQGDTLGGIVEIRARCKVGLGEPVFDKLDAELARALMSIGAVKGVEIGSGFRVAEMLGSENNDAITPEGFLSNNAGGILAGVSNGEDIIVRVAVKPIPSIHKEQQTVNTENESVRIKVGGRHDISAIPRIIPVCEAMVRLTLADHLLRQQAIAAVE; translated from the coding sequence ATGGCAGGAAGCACATTCGGCACGGTCTTTAAGGTGACAACTTGGGGTGAATCGCACGGCACCGCTCTTGGTGCGGTTATTGACGGCTGCCCTCCGGGGATTGATTTGACCCCTGAGATTATCCAGGAGGAACTGGAACGGCGTCGTCCGGGAAAAGGCGGGGCCACTTCTCCGCGTAACGAGCCGGACATGGTCCAGATTATGTCTGGAATTTTTCAGCCGGAGGGATGTGCTGTTCCTCAGACCACAGGTACGCCGATCTCCTTGGTTATCTTTAATAAAGACGCCCATTCTAAATCCTACAGCCATTTGCAGGATGTCTTTCGACCCGGCCACGGGGATCTGACCTATCAAAAGAAATACGGCATTCGCGACCACCGAGGCGGCGGACGGGCTTCTGCCCGGGAAACAGCAGCTCGGGTGGCAGCTGGAGCCGTGGCCAAACAGCTGCTTGATCGGCACGACATGTCGGTACAGGCCTATACGGTGGCTTTAGGCGGGATCAAAGCGGAACAACTTGATTTTGATCAGATTGAGCAGAATCGTCTTTTTTGCCCGGATAATGCAGCCGCAGAACGGATGGAAGAGCGAATCAGAGAGGTGCGCAGCCAAGGCGATACCTTGGGTGGGATTGTCGAGATTCGGGCACGCTGCAAGGTCGGTTTGGGGGAACCGGTTTTTGATAAGCTTGATGCAGAATTGGCTCGTGCTCTGATGTCCATCGGCGCGGTGAAAGGAGTCGAAATAGGTTCCGGCTTCCGGGTTGCAGAAATGTTGGGTTCTGAAAATAATGATGCCATTACCCCTGAAGGATTTCTCAGCAATAATGCAGGCGGAATCCTGGCCGGGGTCAGCAACGGAGAGGATATCATCGTCCGGGTTGCGGTCAAGCCTATCCCCTCTATCCATAAGGAACAGCAGACCGTGAATACAGAAAATGAATCGGTGCGCATCAAGGTGGGTGGTCGTCATGACATCTCTGCCATTCCGAGAATCATCCCGGTCTGTGAAGCAATGGTGCGCCTGACGCTTGCAGATCATCTTTTGCGGCAACAGGCGATAGCGGCTGTCGAATAA
- a CDS encoding glycogen/starch synthase, with product MEKIKKVLMVTREYDGVAGAGGVKDVCRQLSEALVRHAGCDVRVVLPCYGFIDAVAQGFERVQLPSREEAAKIPTAFDVDMNYPDKERRESVSLWMKKEQGVVIYLLDSFRFAEKQAVYTYTSAEEKEKSWQKAGTGHFDFFAMNVLLQKAALDLMILLDLRPDVIHCHDGHAAILPAMLWEDSGYRQFFFQTGAVVTVHNAGLGYHQDVDDLDFAEAITGLPRSVIRSGLFNKAFNPFVAAAGYAQMNTVSENYARELQETDEDSRTGWLGHKFLKKGVELVGITNGVNPEDFNPAQGKKFGLAADFNPETGELDGKRLCKEDMLRLCREVSPESGGWAAVKQYGSLGDKPESPLFTFIGRLTAQKGVDILLQAVSLLITTDFQLLVLGNGDGGLEQKLQDLAEDDTFRGQICFLKGYDPDLALKIYAAGDFFLIPSLYEPCGLTDYIAQLFGNLPIVHHVGGLVKVLDRETGFAYQEHTPDALAETMSLALGIYQDAPDQLAVMQRAAVKHIRTHHSWQHVMDDYLSLYGKAL from the coding sequence GTGGAAAAGATCAAAAAAGTTTTGATGGTTACCCGAGAGTACGACGGCGTGGCCGGGGCCGGGGGCGTAAAGGATGTCTGTCGGCAACTGTCGGAAGCCTTAGTTCGCCATGCCGGTTGTGATGTCCGGGTGGTGTTGCCCTGCTATGGGTTTATTGATGCTGTAGCTCAAGGCTTTGAGCGGGTGCAGCTCCCCTCTCGTGAGGAGGCCGCGAAAATACCCACGGCCTTTGATGTAGATATGAATTATCCGGACAAGGAGCGAAGAGAGTCTGTTTCTTTGTGGATGAAAAAAGAGCAGGGGGTAGTGATCTACCTGCTGGACTCATTCCGCTTTGCTGAAAAACAGGCTGTCTATACCTATACTTCGGCGGAAGAGAAAGAAAAAAGCTGGCAAAAGGCCGGAACCGGCCATTTTGATTTCTTTGCCATGAATGTCCTGCTTCAGAAGGCTGCTCTGGATTTGATGATTCTCCTTGATCTGCGACCAGATGTTATTCATTGCCACGACGGCCATGCAGCCATCCTGCCAGCAATGCTCTGGGAGGATAGCGGATATCGCCAGTTTTTTTTCCAGACCGGTGCTGTGGTGACGGTCCATAATGCTGGGCTGGGTTATCATCAGGATGTGGATGATCTGGATTTTGCCGAGGCGATCACTGGGCTACCCCGATCTGTGATTCGTTCTGGTCTGTTCAATAAGGCCTTTAATCCCTTTGTCGCTGCTGCTGGCTATGCGCAGATGAACACGGTCAGTGAAAATTATGCCCGTGAGCTCCAGGAAACCGATGAGGACAGTCGGACCGGTTGGCTTGGTCATAAATTCCTAAAAAAGGGCGTTGAGCTGGTCGGGATAACCAATGGAGTTAATCCTGAAGACTTTAACCCGGCTCAGGGAAAAAAATTCGGTCTGGCCGCCGATTTCAACCCGGAAACAGGGGAACTGGACGGCAAGAGACTGTGTAAAGAGGATATGCTCCGCTTATGCCGTGAAGTATCTCCTGAAAGCGGGGGTTGGGCAGCTGTTAAACAGTATGGTTCTTTAGGGGATAAGCCGGAATCACCGCTGTTCACCTTTATCGGCAGATTGACAGCCCAGAAGGGGGTGGATATTCTTTTGCAGGCAGTTTCCTTGCTGATTACCACGGATTTTCAGCTCCTGGTTCTCGGGAATGGAGACGGCGGCTTAGAGCAGAAATTGCAGGATTTGGCGGAGGATGATACCTTTCGTGGTCAGATCTGTTTTTTGAAAGGGTATGATCCTGATCTGGCTCTTAAAATATACGCAGCCGGGGATTTTTTTCTCATCCCTTCTCTCTATGAACCCTGCGGCCTCACTGACTATATTGCCCAACTCTTTGGCAATCTTCCCATTGTTCACCATGTGGGCGGGCTGGTCAAGGTGCTGGATAGAGAAACCGGGTTTGCCTACCAGGAACATACCCCGGATGCCCTTGCCGAGACCATGTCTTTGGCCTTGGGTATATACCAAGACGCACCAGACCAGTTGGCCGTGATGCAGCGGGCGGCTGTCAAACATATCCGAACCCATCATAGTTGGCAGCATGTTATGGACGATTATCTTTCGTTGTATGGCAAGGCCTTGTAA
- the gap gene encoding type I glyceraldehyde-3-phosphate dehydrogenase, which yields MSVKIGINGFGRIGRNIFRALSEDKAFADIEVVGINDLTDVKTIAHLLKYDSIMGVSRSDITSSDKGLIVDGQEIRVFNHRNPGDIPWKELGAEYVLECTGLFRDQETAGAHIDAGASKVIISAPAKGGVKTFVMGVNEDEYDPTEHHVVSNASCTTNCLAPVAQVILNNFGIKRGLMTTVHAYTGDQRLLDFPHSDLRRARAAAMSMIPTKTGAASAVALVIPELKNKFDGLAVRVPTPDVSLVDVVIEVERETSVTEVNKALEEADGRFLRYCDEPLVSIDFQGDPHSSIVDSLCTRVLGTSVKIMTWYDNEWGYSNRMLDLVLHMEANKPF from the coding sequence ATGAGCGTAAAAATCGGAATAAACGGGTTCGGGCGCATCGGAAGAAATATCTTTCGGGCACTCAGTGAAGACAAGGCATTTGCGGATATTGAAGTTGTCGGCATTAATGATCTTACCGATGTTAAGACCATAGCCCATCTGTTGAAATACGATTCCATTATGGGCGTAAGCCGTTCCGACATCACAAGCAGTGACAAGGGCCTTATTGTTGACGGTCAAGAGATACGGGTGTTCAATCATCGAAATCCTGGAGATATTCCCTGGAAAGAGTTGGGTGCAGAGTACGTCCTTGAATGTACAGGTCTTTTCAGGGATCAGGAAACCGCAGGTGCCCATATTGATGCCGGGGCCTCCAAGGTGATTATCTCTGCGCCAGCCAAGGGCGGGGTAAAGACCTTTGTTATGGGCGTGAATGAGGATGAATATGATCCGACCGAGCATCATGTTGTTTCCAATGCCTCTTGTACAACTAACTGTCTTGCTCCGGTGGCCCAAGTTATCCTTAATAACTTTGGGATAAAACGGGGACTTATGACCACGGTTCACGCCTATACCGGGGATCAGCGTCTGCTGGACTTTCCCCACTCCGACCTGCGCCGGGCACGGGCTGCTGCCATGTCCATGATTCCCACCAAGACCGGTGCGGCCTCAGCTGTGGCCTTGGTTATCCCAGAATTAAAAAATAAATTTGATGGGTTAGCTGTCCGGGTTCCTACCCCTGATGTCTCACTGGTGGATGTGGTTATAGAGGTTGAACGTGAAACCAGTGTGACGGAAGTCAATAAGGCACTTGAGGAGGCGGATGGGCGTTTTCTCCGCTATTGCGATGAACCGCTGGTCTCCATTGATTTTCAGGGTGATCCTCATTCCTCCATTGTGGACAGCCTCTGCACCCGTGTTTTGGGAACCTCGGTCAAAATTATGACCTGGTATGATAACGAGTGGGGGTATTCCAACCGGATGCTTGATTTGGTTCTGCATATGGAAGCAAATAAGCCATTCTAA
- a CDS encoding carbonic anhydrase family protein produces MKKIMSAVTAALTLMAGNALASGGHWGYTGEGAPEHWGALDPAYALCATGANQSPINLTGLIESELEPISFNYTGLVTEVVHNGHAIQADYTSGSTMTVNGKTFSLKQFHFHTPSENLINGKHFPMEAHFVHADTDGNLAVIAVMYNIGEENAELKKIWRQMPAEAGKKTGMASQVKADHLMPENKEYYRFNGSLTTPPCTEGVLWLVMKNPVAVSEAQVKQLAKALKHPNNRPVQPLNARPVLQ; encoded by the coding sequence ATGAAAAAGATAATGTCGGCTGTCACCGCAGCACTGACGCTGATGGCAGGGAATGCCCTTGCCTCTGGCGGACACTGGGGATACACGGGAGAAGGTGCTCCAGAACACTGGGGGGCGTTAGATCCTGCCTATGCTCTCTGTGCAACGGGTGCCAATCAGTCACCGATTAATCTGACCGGTCTTATCGAATCAGAGCTGGAACCCATTAGTTTTAATTATACAGGGCTGGTGACCGAGGTCGTGCATAATGGTCATGCCATTCAGGCTGATTACACTTCAGGCTCCACCATGACGGTGAACGGGAAAACCTTTAGCCTGAAGCAGTTTCATTTTCACACGCCCAGTGAGAACCTGATTAACGGCAAACACTTTCCTATGGAAGCCCATTTTGTCCATGCTGATACTGACGGCAACCTTGCCGTTATCGCGGTGATGTACAATATTGGCGAGGAAAATGCTGAGCTGAAAAAAATATGGCGGCAGATGCCTGCTGAAGCAGGCAAGAAAACAGGAATGGCTTCACAGGTCAAGGCGGATCACCTGATGCCGGAGAACAAGGAGTACTATCGTTTCAACGGCTCGCTGACCACTCCTCCTTGTACAGAGGGGGTGCTTTGGCTGGTTATGAAAAATCCGGTTGCTGTATCGGAAGCACAGGTCAAGCAGCTTGCCAAGGCCTTGAAGCATCCGAACAACCGTCCGGTGCAGCCGCTCAATGCCCGTCCGGTTTTGCAGTAA
- a CDS encoding Uma2 family endonuclease, with translation MEWSQVINNPFLKDLPFKIELNKWGKLLMSPASNSHGHIQFEIGAKIKDGKKGQGKVITECSVQTSQGVKVADVAWISDDFFAQYGYDTPYRRAPEICVEIVSPSNSKGEMEEKIELYLAKGAREVWIVHEKGETEFYSYEGRMDQSAEITLLPSPFA, from the coding sequence ATGGAATGGTCCCAAGTAATCAATAATCCTTTTTTGAAAGATCTTCCTTTTAAGATAGAACTGAATAAGTGGGGTAAGCTCTTAATGAGTCCCGCAAGCAACAGTCACGGCCATATTCAATTCGAAATCGGGGCGAAAATAAAGGACGGCAAAAAAGGACAGGGCAAGGTGATAACGGAATGTTCCGTACAGACATCTCAGGGGGTCAAGGTCGCCGATGTGGCGTGGATTTCAGATGATTTTTTTGCCCAATACGGATACGACACGCCGTACAGACGTGCCCCGGAAATATGCGTTGAGATCGTATCTCCTTCCAATTCAAAGGGCGAGATGGAGGAGAAAATTGAATTATACCTAGCAAAAGGAGCGCGGGAGGTCTGGATTGTTCATGAAAAGGGTGAGACGGAATTTTACAGCTATGAGGGCCGGATGGATCAGAGTGCGGAGATAACTCTTTTGCCGTCCCCTTTCGCCTGA
- a CDS encoding type II toxin-antitoxin system VapC family toxin: MTAVLDTHVWLWWLNQDSRLKTSWRECIDQADQVGVSAITLFEVSWLERHGRIELPCSRSEWFDKALTGSCIQLFSITPEIASQAVDLPEHHSDPQDRIIIATALVHDALLLSADKKFRLYRSLKNKLIA; the protein is encoded by the coding sequence GTGACGGCGGTCTTGGATACTCATGTATGGTTATGGTGGCTCAATCAGGATTCCCGGTTAAAAACAAGTTGGCGGGAATGTATTGATCAGGCTGATCAGGTCGGTGTATCCGCAATCACCCTCTTTGAAGTTTCATGGTTGGAACGGCACGGGCGTATTGAGCTTCCCTGCTCTCGCTCGGAATGGTTTGACAAGGCGCTGACAGGCTCCTGTATACAACTTTTTTCCATAACACCGGAGATCGCCAGCCAAGCCGTTGACCTGCCGGAACATCACAGCGATCCGCAGGATCGGATTATTATTGCCACAGCGTTAGTTCACGACGCATTGTTGCTGTCCGCAGATAAAAAATTCAGACTGTACAGGTCGCTTAAAAACAAGCTGATCGCCTGA